From one Streptomyces mobaraensis genomic stretch:
- a CDS encoding PaaI family thioesterase: MSRVGASGNTGASGTESPSTGAVTARQKTLDAIAAGTTPVPDFVARLSLRVVAMEWRAGFVAVRFRIPPDLCVEPDVAFGGHVAALHDQAAGFVMYSLLEDDRTFATTRLDVRYLTATRPGAVCAEAALGTLRERSADVRVSLLQDGRVTSESLVTEAIRKAGRRPAREGMPC; encoded by the coding sequence ATGAGCCGCGTGGGAGCTTCGGGGAACACGGGCGCTTCCGGGACGGAGTCCCCGTCGACGGGCGCGGTGACGGCGCGGCAGAAGACGCTGGACGCGATCGCCGCCGGCACCACCCCGGTCCCGGACTTCGTGGCCCGCCTGTCCCTCCGGGTCGTGGCGATGGAGTGGCGCGCGGGATTCGTCGCGGTCCGCTTCCGCATCCCCCCCGACCTGTGCGTGGAGCCGGACGTGGCCTTCGGCGGCCATGTCGCCGCGCTCCACGACCAGGCCGCCGGATTCGTCATGTACAGCCTCCTGGAGGACGACAGGACGTTCGCCACGACCCGGCTGGACGTGCGGTACCTGACGGCGACCCGCCCCGGAGCCGTGTGCGCCGAGGCCGCGCTCGGCACCCTGCGCGAGCGCTCCGCCGACGTACGCGTCTCCCTGCTCCAGGACGGCAGGGTGACCAGCGAGTCGCTCGTCACCGAAGCGATCAGGAAAGCCGGAAGACGACCGGCGAGGGAGGGCATGCCGTGCTGA
- a CDS encoding MFS transporter, with amino-acid sequence MSRSPRTSRSPAPKATAPDRFPPAERKAAALVLGAAFMLLADTSIVNVAIPSLQRDLGASVPDVQLVVAGYVVAYAVMLITSGRLGDLYGRRRMFMIGAVSFTLASLACGLSQGPGELIAARVWQGLSASVLYPQVIATLHLTVAAERRGRAFALLGAVVSCATIAGPLIAGLLIAADVGGLQWRPIFLINIPVGAVLIALAPRMVPAHKGLRLRLDYAGSLTVVLLLVALLVPLTVGRDQDWPLWGWLLLLCVPVLLAVFLRLEAVLERRGRFPLLRPGLWSDPAFRLALSLYLVYFSAVVPFFLYFSITVQYGLGYGALATAAAMAPYAVGSTATSLRSARIVARFGAPRTILAGCLLCAAGSAVMIATVAGNRSGRHFGWIMAPTMVFTGLGLGLVLGPLLNFVLARVRADDSGAVSGALSTAQQIGSSLGVALIGLAFFRGFHGELTSLDYPALRTDMMLGLAVIVTAFALASALVWLIARRSSADGGGGPAS; translated from the coding sequence ATGAGCCGGAGCCCTCGGACGAGCCGCTCCCCGGCGCCAAAGGCGACGGCGCCCGACCGGTTCCCGCCGGCGGAGCGCAAGGCCGCCGCGCTCGTGCTCGGCGCCGCCTTCATGCTGCTCGCCGACACGTCGATCGTGAACGTCGCCATCCCCAGCCTCCAGCGGGACCTCGGGGCGAGCGTGCCCGACGTACAGCTCGTGGTCGCGGGGTACGTCGTCGCCTACGCGGTGATGCTGATCACCAGCGGGCGGCTGGGCGACCTCTACGGCAGGCGCCGCATGTTCATGATCGGGGCCGTCTCCTTCACGCTGGCCAGCCTCGCCTGCGGCCTGTCCCAGGGGCCCGGCGAGCTGATCGCCGCCCGGGTCTGGCAGGGCCTCTCGGCGTCCGTCCTCTACCCGCAGGTCATCGCGACGCTGCACCTCACCGTCGCGGCCGAACGGCGGGGCCGCGCCTTCGCGCTGCTGGGCGCGGTGGTGAGCTGTGCGACGATCGCGGGGCCGCTGATCGCCGGGCTGCTCATCGCCGCCGACGTCGGCGGGCTGCAGTGGCGCCCGATCTTCCTGATCAACATCCCCGTCGGCGCCGTCCTGATCGCGCTGGCCCCCCGCATGGTGCCGGCGCACAAGGGGCTGCGCCTGCGGCTCGACTACGCGGGCTCGCTCACCGTCGTCCTGCTGCTGGTCGCGCTGCTGGTGCCCCTGACCGTCGGCCGCGACCAGGACTGGCCGCTGTGGGGCTGGCTGCTGCTCCTGTGCGTCCCCGTCCTGCTGGCCGTCTTCCTCCGGCTGGAAGCGGTACTGGAGCGGCGGGGCCGATTCCCGCTGCTCCGGCCCGGGTTGTGGTCCGACCCGGCCTTCCGCCTGGCCCTCTCCCTGTACCTGGTGTACTTCTCGGCCGTCGTGCCCTTCTTCCTCTACTTCTCCATCACCGTGCAGTACGGCCTCGGTTACGGCGCCCTCGCGACGGCCGCGGCGATGGCGCCGTACGCGGTCGGGAGCACGGCCACGTCCCTCCGGTCGGCTCGGATCGTGGCCCGCTTCGGCGCGCCCCGCACGATCCTCGCCGGCTGCCTCCTGTGCGCCGCCGGCAGCGCGGTGATGATCGCCACGGTCGCGGGGAACCGCTCGGGCCGGCACTTCGGCTGGATCATGGCCCCCACCATGGTCTTCACCGGCCTGGGGCTGGGGCTGGTCCTCGGGCCGCTGCTGAACTTCGTCCTCGCCCGGGTCCGCGCCGACGACTCCGGGGCCGTCTCGGGGGCGCTGTCCACCGCGCAGCAGATCGGGTCGTCGCTGGGCGTGGCTCTGATCGGGCTGGCCTTCTTCCGGGGCTTCCACGGGGAGTTGACGTCCCTGGACTACCCCGCGCTGCGAACCGACATGATGCTCGGACTGGCCGTCATCGTGACGGCGTTCGCGCTGGCGTCCGCGCTCGTCTGGCTCATCGCGCGCCGCAGCAGCGCCGACGGCGGAGGAGGACCGGCCTCATGA
- a CDS encoding AMP-binding protein, whose protein sequence is MLPLADLGLLPESAAGRHGGTALCADTPWPSAGLRDPETVADFAAVVADHADRLWAAGVRPGTVVALVKANHLDIQALLCALVRVGALPAPLSVAMDPDDLLSCLKELEQPWLLTDAAGAEALRPRYDRLDGIVPRVLTLTPGAAPSGAAPTGEAPPGVAPPGAVELGETAPHRVTRRPGTDPVLVTHSSGTTGKPKLLVHTVDSLHAHVAPQIGVVRSQHYAGLSAKCLSFVHVRMATALLTALHTGVPLLAVTSSDPDAVRAALLRYRPETLEAQPNTFLRWEALARETPSPFASVRRYVSTFDALHPRTLRALLDASDDPDPAFVLVYGQTETGPVTLLTATRSDLRTPGRLDSRDVGAALPGTEIRVVDDAGSDLPADEPGHVEVRTPARAERMIGRPPLPGRDTWWPTGDIGSLGPDGHLKLLDRRADRVPGVPSALRAEDVLLDELPELDEVVVTAAEGGTVTVVAATADGAPPDAERWRAARRRAGLPDDTRLDCRPWQGLPLTGTMKVRRHRLTADGALG, encoded by the coding sequence GTGCTCCCCCTCGCAGACCTCGGCTTACTGCCGGAAAGCGCCGCCGGCCGTCACGGTGGGACCGCCCTGTGCGCGGACACCCCATGGCCCTCGGCGGGCCTCCGCGATCCGGAGACCGTGGCCGACTTCGCGGCCGTCGTCGCCGATCACGCCGACCGGCTGTGGGCCGCCGGGGTACGGCCGGGCACGGTGGTGGCCCTGGTCAAGGCCAACCACCTGGACATCCAGGCGCTCCTGTGTGCCCTCGTCCGCGTCGGCGCGCTGCCCGCGCCGCTGTCCGTGGCGATGGACCCGGACGACCTCCTGTCCTGCCTCAAAGAACTCGAACAGCCCTGGCTCCTGACCGACGCCGCCGGCGCCGAGGCCCTGCGCCCCCGGTACGACCGGCTCGACGGGATCGTTCCCCGCGTCCTCACGCTCACGCCCGGAGCTGCACCCTCCGGGGCGGCACCGACCGGAGAGGCACCACCCGGAGTCGCGCCACCGGGTGCCGTCGAACTCGGCGAGACGGCACCCCACCGCGTCACCCGCCGCCCCGGCACGGACCCCGTCCTCGTCACCCACTCCTCCGGCACCACCGGCAAGCCCAAACTCCTCGTGCACACGGTGGATTCGCTCCACGCCCACGTGGCCCCGCAGATCGGCGTGGTGCGGTCGCAGCACTACGCCGGGCTCAGCGCCAAGTGCCTGTCCTTCGTGCACGTGCGGATGGCGACCGCGCTGCTGACCGCGCTCCACACGGGGGTTCCGCTCCTCGCCGTCACCTCCTCCGATCCGGACGCGGTACGCGCCGCGCTCCTGCGGTACCGGCCGGAGACCCTGGAAGCGCAGCCGAACACGTTCCTGCGCTGGGAGGCGCTGGCACGCGAGACGCCCAGCCCGTTCGCCTCCGTGCGGCGCTACGTCAGCACGTTCGACGCGCTGCACCCGCGCACGCTGCGCGCCCTCCTCGACGCGTCGGACGACCCCGACCCGGCGTTCGTCCTGGTGTACGGCCAGACCGAGACCGGTCCGGTCACGCTGCTGACGGCGACGCGCTCCGACCTCCGCACGCCCGGCCGGCTCGACTCGCGAGACGTGGGCGCGGCGCTCCCCGGAACGGAGATACGCGTCGTGGACGACGCCGGCTCGGACCTCCCGGCCGACGAGCCCGGGCACGTCGAGGTGCGCACCCCCGCCCGGGCGGAACGGATGATCGGCCGTCCGCCGCTGCCCGGCCGCGACACCTGGTGGCCCACGGGCGACATCGGCTCGCTCGGCCCGGACGGCCACCTGAAACTCCTCGACCGGCGGGCGGACCGGGTCCCCGGCGTGCCCAGCGCCCTCCGCGCGGAGGACGTCCTCCTCGACGAACTGCCCGAGCTGGACGAGGTCGTGGTCACCGCCGCGGAGGGCGGGACGGTCACGGTGGTGGCGGCGACGGCCGACGGCGCGCCGCCGGACGCGGAACGGTGGCGGGCCGCCCGCCGCCGGGCCGGGCTGCCGGACGACACCCGGCTCGACTGCCGGCCGTGGCAGGGCCTCCCGCTCACCGGCACGATGAAGGTCCGCCGGCACCGGCTCACGGCGGACGGAGCCCTCGGATGA
- a CDS encoding FAD-dependent monooxygenase encodes MRIAVIGGGPGGLYFSVLARRLGAAREITVYERNPPEETFGFGVVLSDRALRGIERAEPAVAEEMWPALVRWDDIAVHHRGTTRTAGGNGFAAIGRATLLAALRRRCARLGIPVRHGSEITDVDALAAGHDLVVAADGAHSAVRERYADTFRPAVRTGACHYIWLGTDLKLDSFAFHILDTPGGAVQLHAYPNSRNAGTVIVELSERAWHAAGFAGVAPARCTPGESDGRSIGLIAELCADFLGGHKLFGNNSRWLRFPTVRCATWRHRNVVLLGDAAHTAHFSVGSGTQLAMDDAAALAGSLAGQRGTAAALAAYEAERRPEAHAVQRAALASQEWFENIDRYTHQEPTQFAVNLLTRSRRVSHAGLRRRDPAFTARAERWFADAAGHGASPSGTGMGAGVGTCMGAGTNGDPVAPPMLQPFTLGRLTLPNRLVVSADEPLPARAGVPGDLHLVHLGGAALAGAGLVLTGPVAVSAEGTAAHGGAGLHTGEQAAGWRRVADFVHAHSPAKIGLRLGFYGPAVPAASGLRRAFAAAARRATAFDLLELDCAHDTVLSPPTDGNDRPPGGSLRHPLEVFDAIRAEWPADRPLGLCLAPPRCSPDGRGADVLTEIANEFAAHGATAVHVRAATRDGRDVYADRIRNQLDGKGELAVIAAGSISASDVNTIVLAGRADLCVVDRPTVGSPWLAPRGTPERSTSDQCS; translated from the coding sequence GTGCGGATCGCTGTGATCGGCGGTGGTCCCGGCGGGCTGTACTTCAGCGTGCTGGCCCGCCGCCTCGGTGCCGCGCGGGAGATCACCGTCTACGAACGGAACCCGCCCGAGGAGACGTTCGGCTTCGGCGTCGTGCTGTCGGACCGGGCGCTGCGCGGCATCGAGCGCGCCGAACCGGCCGTCGCCGAGGAGATGTGGCCGGCGCTCGTCCGCTGGGACGACATCGCCGTACACCACCGCGGCACCACCCGCACGGCGGGCGGCAACGGGTTCGCCGCCATCGGCCGCGCCACGCTGCTCGCGGCCCTGCGGCGGCGCTGCGCCCGGCTCGGCATCCCGGTCCGCCACGGCAGCGAGATCACCGACGTGGACGCGCTCGCCGCCGGCCACGACCTCGTGGTGGCCGCCGACGGCGCCCACTCGGCGGTCCGGGAGCGGTACGCCGACACCTTCCGGCCCGCGGTGCGGACCGGCGCGTGCCACTACATCTGGCTGGGCACCGACCTGAAGCTCGACTCGTTCGCCTTCCACATCCTCGACACCCCGGGCGGCGCCGTGCAGCTGCACGCCTACCCCAACTCCCGGAACGCCGGCACCGTCATCGTCGAGCTGTCCGAACGCGCCTGGCACGCGGCCGGGTTCGCCGGCGTCGCCCCCGCCCGGTGCACACCGGGGGAGAGCGACGGACGGTCCATCGGCCTCATCGCCGAACTGTGCGCGGACTTCCTCGGCGGCCACAAACTGTTCGGGAACAACTCGCGCTGGCTGCGCTTCCCCACCGTGCGGTGCGCGACCTGGCGGCACCGCAACGTGGTGCTGCTCGGCGACGCGGCGCACACGGCCCACTTCTCCGTCGGCTCGGGCACCCAGCTCGCGATGGACGACGCCGCGGCCCTGGCCGGGAGCCTGGCCGGGCAGCGGGGCACGGCGGCGGCCCTGGCCGCGTACGAGGCCGAGCGCCGTCCGGAGGCGCACGCCGTCCAGCGGGCCGCGCTGGCCAGCCAGGAGTGGTTCGAGAACATCGACCGGTACACCCACCAGGAGCCGACGCAGTTCGCGGTGAACCTCCTGACCCGCAGCCGCCGCGTCTCACACGCCGGCCTCCGCCGACGCGACCCGGCGTTCACCGCCCGGGCGGAACGGTGGTTCGCCGACGCGGCGGGCCACGGGGCGAGTCCGTCGGGTACGGGCATGGGGGCGGGCGTGGGCACGTGCATGGGCGCGGGCACGAACGGCGACCCGGTCGCCCCGCCGATGCTCCAGCCCTTCACCCTCGGCCGGCTGACGCTGCCCAACCGCCTCGTCGTCTCCGCCGACGAGCCGCTCCCCGCCCGCGCGGGCGTACCCGGCGACCTCCACCTGGTCCACCTGGGCGGCGCCGCGCTGGCCGGGGCCGGGCTGGTGCTCACCGGGCCGGTCGCCGTCTCCGCCGAGGGCACCGCCGCCCACGGCGGCGCCGGGCTGCACACCGGCGAACAGGCCGCCGGCTGGCGGCGGGTGGCGGACTTCGTCCACGCGCACTCGCCGGCGAAGATCGGTCTGCGGCTGGGCTTCTACGGCCCGGCCGTGCCGGCCGCGTCCGGGCTGCGCCGCGCCTTCGCCGCCGCCGCCCGCCGCGCCACCGCGTTCGACCTGCTGGAACTGGACTGTGCCCACGACACCGTGCTCTCCCCGCCGACCGACGGGAACGACCGCCCGCCGGGGGGCTCCCTCCGCCACCCCCTGGAGGTGTTCGACGCCATCCGCGCGGAGTGGCCCGCCGACCGACCGCTCGGCCTGTGCCTCGCACCGCCCCGGTGCTCCCCGGACGGGCGCGGCGCCGACGTCCTGACCGAGATCGCGAACGAGTTCGCCGCACACGGTGCGACGGCCGTGCACGTCCGCGCCGCGACCCGTGACGGCCGGGACGTGTACGCGGACCGGATCCGTAACCAGCTTGACGGAAAAGGGGAGTTGGCAGTTATCGCCGCGGGCTCGATCTCGGCGTCCGACGTCAATACCATCGTGCTGGCCGGCCGGGCGGACCTCTGTGTCGTCGACCGGCCGACGGTGGGCTCGCCCTGGCTCGCCCCGCGCGGGACACCGGAACGTTCCACTTCGGACCAGTGCTCGTAG